In Streptomyces sp. NBC_00344, the genomic window TCGCGCACCGCCGCGACCAGCTCGGAGCGCAGTTCGCCCTCCTGGCAGACCCGTTCCACGGCTCCGGTGACGGCGACGGCGCCGACGGGCATCCGGCGGCGGTCGTGGATGGGAGCGGCCACCGATGCCACACCCTCCCAGGTCTCCTCGACGTCGGCGGCCCAGCCGCGCGCCCTGGTCATGTCGAGCAGGGACTCGAACGCGTCCAGTTCGCTGACGGTGCGCGTGGTGAAGGTCTTGCGCTCGGTCTCGAGGGCCTCGCTGTGCGCCACCGGGTCGAAGGCCGAGAGCACCTTGCCCAGTGCGCTGGAGTGCAGCGGCTGCATGGCCCCGACCTCCAGCACCTGCCGGCTGTCGTCCGGCCGGAAGACATGGTGGACGATCAGGACGCCGTGCTGGTGCAGCACGCCCAGATAGACGCTCTCCCCGCTGGAGCGGGCCAGGTCGTCGGTCCAGACGAGGGCGCGCGCCCGGAGCTCGTGCACATCGAGATAGCTGTTGCCGAGCCGGAGCAGTTCGGCGCCCAGCTGGTAGCGGCCGGATGCCGCGTCCTGTTCGACGAAGCCCTCGTGCTGAAGGGTGCGCAGGATGCCGTGGGCCGTGCCCTTGGCCAGGTCGAGTGAGGAGGCGATGTCGGAAAGGCCGAGCCGTCGCTCGCCGCCCGCGAGCAGCCTCAGCATCGCAGCCGCCCGTTCCAGGGACTGAATGTTCTTAGCCATCGCCCGGCCACCCTCCACTCTGTTCGGCAATGCTGAACACTA contains:
- a CDS encoding IclR family transcriptional regulator, encoding MAKNIQSLERAAAMLRLLAGGERRLGLSDIASSLDLAKGTAHGILRTLQHEGFVEQDAASGRYQLGAELLRLGNSYLDVHELRARALVWTDDLARSSGESVYLGVLHQHGVLIVHHVFRPDDSRQVLEVGAMQPLHSSALGKVLSAFDPVAHSEALETERKTFTTRTVSELDAFESLLDMTRARGWAADVEETWEGVASVAAPIHDRRRMPVGAVAVTGAVERVCQEGELRSELVAAVRDCARSVSRDLGASRF